A stretch of the Aegilops tauschii subsp. strangulata cultivar AL8/78 chromosome 4, Aet v6.0, whole genome shotgun sequence genome encodes the following:
- the LOC120963034 gene encoding protein FAR1-RELATED SEQUENCE 5-like, translated as MAQYLRSQREVTEAHIANAEVAKSAGISNKATFDLMAKEACGSENLGFIRDDLKICLYSKRTIKAKNGDTGGVLEYMEKKVSEDVNFFYSIQVDEDEMTRKWKQDDGRPFGLIVGVNNHQKTVVFGAALFYDETAASFAWLFRTFLKVMSGKHPRTILTDENAAMAKAIRKVFPHSHHRICVWHMNQNACKHLAGVVDEYKKFNVDFQHCIYDIEEEDEFVSAWNKMIDKYELGDNAWLQRLFEKKEQWALVYGKNTFSAHMSTTQRSESMNNELKRYISVKYDMLTFFEHFERLVSDKRCEEVKYDFKATQTTPKLKAESSYMLTQAAATYAPAIFKIFQDQVLRTLNYDTLLCDESDTELKIYVLDINNIKHIPGKYILKRWTIDAKVLDITSKCNPHENLKARMSNRYKELCRMFLKIAARAAESEDSYNKAAKFAEQLAQDVDKCLKIRADPDLGDSCTKEVAAGVNIPCSRISKHNDGLAKPKGMKVKEKTIKGSKRPVGGFEKATSKKKRNTDDIVQLEPHGTSKGHPTDHMSTYLQQQNSAQPTPIQNATMQPSTGSSDRSHVYLFTAATLDAESLSAKDHWNLYL; from the exons ATGGCCCAGTACTTGAGATCCCAGAGAGAAGTAACAGAAGCACATATAGCAAATGCTGAGGTTGCAAAGTCAGCAGGCATTTCAAATAAAGCAACATTCGATTTGATGGCCAAGGAAGCATGTGGAAGTGAAAACCTTGGCTTTATACGTGATGATTTGAAAATTTGTTTGTACTCAAAGAGAACAATAAAAGCAAAGAATGGTGACACAGGGGGAGTATTAGAGTACATGGAGAAGAAGGTCTCAGAAGATGTCAACTTCTTCTATTCAATTCAAGTTGATGAAGATGAGATGACTCGAAAATG GAAACAAGATGATGGACGCCCATTTGGTTTGATTGTTGGGGTGAATAATCATCAAAAAACTGTTGTCTTTGGCGCCGCACTTTTCTATGATGAAACTGCTGCAAGTTTTGCTTGGCTTTTCAGAACTTTCCTAAAAGTTATGTCTGGGAAACATCCACGTACAATTCTCACCGATGAAAATGCAGCAATGGCAAAGGCAATCCGTAAAGTGTTCCCTCATTCTCACCATAGaatttgtgtgtggcatatgaatCAAAATGCTTGCAAGCATCTCGCTGGAGTTGTTGATGAATATAAGAAATTCAATGTTGATTTTCAACATTGTATATATGATATAGAAGAGGAAGATGAATTTGTAAGTGCATGGAATAAAATGATTGACAAGTATGAACTAGGTGACAATGCATGGTTGCAAAGGCTATTTGAGAAGAAAGAACAGTGGGCACTAGTATATGGTAAAAATACGTTCTCTGCCCACATGAGCACTACCCAACGAAGTGAAAGCATGAACAATGAACTAAAGAGGTACATTAGTGTTAAATATGACATGCTTACTTTCTTTGAGCATTTTGAACGGCTAGTTTCAGATAAAAGATGTGAAGAGGTGAAGTACGACTTTAAAGCAACACAAACTACTCCAAAGTTGAAGGCTGAATCAAGCTATATGCTAACACAAGCTGCAGCTACATATGCTCCAGCAATATTCAAGATATTTCAAGATCAAGTGCTTCGGACTCTGAACTACGACACATTGCTTTGTGATGAAAGTGACACAGAGTTAAAGATTTAT GTACTTGATATTAATAATATCAAGCATATCCCCGGAAAATATATATTGAAAAGATGGACAATTGATGCCAAAGTTCTAGATATAACAAGCAAATGCAACCCGCATGAGAACCTAAAAGCAAGAATGTCCAATCGCTACAAGGAACTGTGCAGAATGTTCTTGAAAATAGCTGCTCGTGCCGCTGAGTCAGAAGACTCATACAACAAGGCTGCTAAATTTGCAGAGCAATTAGCACAAGATGTGGATAAATGCTTGAAGATTAGAGCTGATCCAGATTTGGGAGACTCGTGTACTAAAGAAG TGGCAGCAGGAGTGAACATCCCCTGTAGCAGAATTTCAAAACACAATGATGGGCTTGCAAAGCCAAAAGGTATGAAGGTCAAGGAGAAGACTATCAAAGGATCAAAAAGGCCCGTTGGTGGATTTGAGAAAGCAACTTCAAAGAAGAAAAGGAACACAGATGATATTGTACAACTAGAGCCTCATGGCACCTCAAAG GGTCATCCGACAGACCACATGTCCACCTATTTACAACAGCAGAACTCTGCTCAGCCAACACCTATCCAAAATGCTACAATGCAGCCATCAACTG GGTCATCTGACAGATCACATGTCTACCTATTTACAGCAGCAACACTCGACGCAGAATCCCTCAGTGCAAAGGACCATTGGAACCTCTACCTCTAG